A section of the Candidatus Moraniibacteriota bacterium genome encodes:
- the recG gene encoding ATP-dependent DNA helicase RecG — translation MLDFTTRLDTSPTIKKAHWYALKRLGIETVRDLFYHFPARYEDYSVTTPIADLMPDTRVTVEGTVTTLSAERTWKKKLLLTEATIEDATGTLRAIWFNQRFVQTVLKEGQTVRLSGKVVRDRDSLVIQSPAFERAERAATHTGRLVPVYPETTGLTSKFLRWQIATIFGKLKAIPDPLDTAIITDLHLPDLRTALAYIHFPKTEKQVLLAKKRFAFEEMFFLQLKSLAVRATAAEGQAVNIPLSPADHQAFLTTLGFALTAAQEKAIAEILADLRESHPMNRLLNGDVGSGKTVVAATAMYATVQNGYQSALLAPTEVLATQHAQTFERLFAPLGKNVALLTGSTSTLSGETISRRSLIKAIEAGIPDIVIGTHAILEDAVRFQSLALIVVDEQHRFGVAQRARLQEQAFASEDGSESTIPHFLTMTATPIPRTLALTLFGNLDLSLLDEMPRDRKPIITRVAASETAREKVYAFIEEEIQKGRQAFVILPLVEASKAMEEVKAATSEHERLAKDIFPDRSLGLVHGRLKAKEKEAVMQAFKNGKLDVLVATAVVEVGIDIPNAAVMLIEGAERFGLSQLHQFRGRVGRGSEQSYCFLFPSDGKSPESARLQALEETTSGFELAEIDLKLRGPGAFLGTRQSGLPDIAMEHLSNVKLIQIAREKAAAVLAADPTLASHPLLRRALQTFEERIHLE, via the coding sequence ATGCTTGACTTCACGACCCGACTCGACACCTCCCCCACGATCAAGAAGGCCCACTGGTACGCCCTGAAGCGCCTCGGTATCGAAACGGTGCGCGACTTGTTCTATCATTTCCCGGCCCGTTACGAGGATTACTCGGTCACGACGCCGATCGCTGACCTGATGCCCGACACCCGCGTCACCGTCGAAGGCACCGTCACCACCCTCTCGGCCGAGCGCACCTGGAAAAAGAAACTCCTCCTGACCGAAGCGACGATCGAAGATGCCACCGGCACGCTTCGCGCCATATGGTTCAATCAGCGCTTCGTACAGACGGTCTTGAAAGAGGGGCAGACAGTCCGGCTCTCCGGTAAAGTCGTCCGCGACCGGGACAGCCTCGTCATACAATCACCGGCCTTTGAGCGAGCTGAGCGGGCCGCGACGCACACAGGGCGCCTCGTGCCTGTCTACCCCGAGACGACGGGCCTCACCTCGAAATTCCTACGCTGGCAGATTGCGACCATTTTCGGAAAACTGAAAGCCATCCCCGATCCGCTCGATACCGCGATCATCACCGACCTCCACCTCCCCGACCTCCGCACTGCGCTCGCCTATATTCATTTCCCCAAGACCGAAAAGCAAGTCCTCCTCGCCAAAAAACGCTTCGCCTTCGAGGAGATGTTTTTTCTCCAGCTGAAAAGCCTCGCCGTCCGCGCCACCGCCGCAGAGGGTCAGGCTGTAAATATTCCTCTCTCCCCCGCTGACCACCAAGCCTTCCTCACGACACTCGGCTTCGCCCTGACTGCTGCCCAGGAAAAAGCCATCGCTGAAATCCTCGCCGACCTCCGCGAATCGCACCCCATGAACCGACTCCTAAATGGCGATGTCGGCAGTGGCAAGACTGTCGTCGCCGCGACCGCAATGTACGCGACTGTCCAAAACGGATACCAATCCGCGCTCCTCGCTCCGACCGAAGTCCTGGCCACACAGCACGCCCAGACCTTTGAACGGCTCTTTGCGCCCCTCGGAAAAAACGTCGCCCTCCTCACCGGCAGTACTTCGACCCTCTCGGGCGAGACCATCAGTCGCCGGTCGCTCATCAAAGCGATCGAGGCCGGGATACCGGATATCGTCATCGGCACCCACGCCATCCTCGAGGACGCCGTTCGCTTCCAGTCGCTCGCCCTCATCGTCGTCGATGAACAGCATCGCTTTGGTGTCGCCCAACGCGCCCGGCTCCAAGAACAAGCCTTCGCGAGCGAAGATGGTTCAGAGTCGACCATCCCGCACTTCCTCACCATGACCGCCACACCCATCCCGCGTACGCTCGCCCTCACGCTCTTCGGCAATCTCGACCTCTCTCTCCTCGATGAGATGCCTCGGGACAGGAAGCCCATCATCACTCGTGTCGCCGCGAGCGAGACCGCCCGGGAAAAAGTCTACGCCTTCATCGAAGAGGAAATCCAGAAGGGCCGGCAGGCCTTCGTCATCCTCCCCTTGGTCGAAGCAAGCAAAGCGATGGAAGAGGTGAAGGCCGCGACATCCGAACACGAACGCCTCGCTAAAGATATTTTCCCTGATCGTTCGCTCGGACTCGTTCACGGCCGACTCAAGGCGAAAGAAAAAGAGGCCGTCATGCAGGCTTTCAAGAACGGAAAACTCGACGTCCTCGTCGCGACCGCCGTCGTCGAGGTGGGCATCGATATCCCGAATGCGGCGGTGATGCTCATCGAGGGCGCCGAGCGCTTCGGCCTGTCCCAGCTCCACCAGTTCCGCGGCCGCGTCGGGCGTGGGAGCGAGCAGAGCTACTGTTTTCTCTTTCCGAGCGACGGCAAAAGTCCTGAGAGTGCGAGACTGCAAGCACTGGAAGAAACCACGAGTGGTTTTGAACTCGCTGAGATTGATTTGAAACTGCGCGGTCCCGGTGCCTTCCTGGGCACGCGCCAGTCCGGCCTCCCCGACATCGCCATGGAGCACCTGTCCAATGTGAAGCTCATCCAAATCGCTCGCGAAAAAGCTGCTGCCGTCCTCGCCGCCGACCCGACACTCGCGAGTCATCCCCTTCTCCGCCGGGCCCTCCAGACCTTCGAAGAACGGATCCACTTGGAGTAG